The Branchiostoma floridae strain S238N-H82 unplaced genomic scaffold, Bfl_VNyyK Sc7u5tJ_490, whole genome shotgun sequence genome contains the following window.
ggagaaaaaccctacaagtgtgaccagtgtgactattctgctgcacagaaatccaattTGGACAATCATctagtaaaacacaccggtgagaaaccctacatgtgtggggagtgtgggttcaggtcAGCTGGCAggtctaccttatcccgacacatgaaaactcatacagaagacaaacccttcaagtgtggagagtgtggatacaggacagctatCAAGTCcgacttatccagacatatgaaaactcattCAGATGAAAAGAGAAACCGTACATGTGTGACCAGTGACGGGGCAGCTGGAAAGGATGAGCTGTCCGAACAGATCAAAACTCACACCGCATaaaaaccctataagtgtgaacAGTGCGACTATTCTTAAGCGCAGGAAGCTCCTTTGGATGAACTAATGTATGAGGAATGTgtagaaataatgtatttgctATATGATAGCTTAGATGATGAATAAGATTGGTTTGATCATACATGGTATTAGGACATAGTGCAAGTCCATTTTTGCCGCGGACCAAAGTCTTCTGTTGTTCTCGCAAAGACTTGTTACCTCTTATCTGATCAATGGTAGATGTGTGTCATTTGCACGCTTTACTTAAATCCTTTTTTACGCTTGACTTAAATCCCATTTTTGATGACCCAAGTAAGAAAGCCAACTGGAAAAAAACTATGATGAGTGTGAAGCGTTTAAAGCTAACTTGGTTTAAGTAATGTATTTGGTATATGATAGCTTAGATGATAACATTTGTGTCATTGGACACTTTGATTAAATTCTTATTAACATGAATGTAGAATGtaacaaaatatgatttttcatacatgtatatatgcaatTGTCACTTCAAGGAAAAATTGTAATTGAATTTACTTCAGGGAACAATTTTACGTGGATTCAGTACGCAGATCCCTCCCTTATTTTTACAGCATAACAATAATGTAGAATCAATCAATGGTCCTCGTTTATATCAAatctaaaacaaaaacatctatTCCTCAAAACTTAACATGAATGTTAGTGTATCCCACAGTTCATGCTCAGAGAAATTAATGGTTAAAAAGTTATGTTTTCACATTGTTTTCCTCACGCCACCGGCCGCACGGACCTGCACCTCACCTGGATGTGATGCTCTAATTGAGGGCTTTGTCCAGTACCTTATTGAGATTGAGATACTAAAAAAAGGAAACCGGTATAGAAGGTCCTTCCAGATTGCTAGGCGATTATGAACAAAAACACGTTTCAATCATAAAGCCGATTATTGTTGAAACTCACAGAAAACTCCCGGCATACAGCTGCATATCCTAATTGCTTACTGCATTACATCATAGAATACAACAATTCATGTAACAGTAGACCATTTAATAGTGGATACATATTTGTCTAAACATGAATAGACATATATAACGTAAGTTAGTGCTAATACTGGATATTAAAAAGTGCGCAGACATAAATACTATTATATTGAATTCGAGAAACAGAAAGAGTAAAACCAAAGTATTGCAATCACGATCAACACTAATTCCcaacctaaaaaaaaacactttgatAAAGTTAAGTAAGTATATAATAGCGTCGAGATCGCAATTTACTACATATTTATTCCTAGCGCATCTCCGTCAATCTGCGATCTGTTACTGAGGTCATGAGCTGAGGTAAACAGGTTTTCATGACCTCTAACCTTTCACCTTCGCACAACCCCGGATGTGAAGACTGCACTGCGGTGATTCCTTTGTACCAGTACGAAAGAAAGACGCGGTTTTTGCGGTACTTCTAGACAACACGGACGAGGTAAGAGTGTCAACCGACACATGAAGTCCTCGTCTTTGTAAAAGTCGTGAATGAAACTCCCTATTTCAAAGCTATAAAGTATAATTTGCGATCGCCTGAggaggggtggggaggggggcattgctCTGCACACGGACATTtccaaggtagcagaacacagtttatGCGCAACCCCAAgattttgttgtgtttcaatattttgtggcttgtaccctgaACTCGAACAGATCCGTTTTTGGTATTTCTAAAGTGCATCCtactttattttttatatatttttattaaGTCACTacattgcccccccccccaaaaaaaacattgtcatctagacctttaacctctagacactgtgccctattgtaaatactttgtttgttgattgttgtattttttaaatgtttggtTTATAGTCATATTGATTGTTTGAACCCTGGAATGTTAGCCTGTAAGGGCTAAATGGTTTCttgataaacaacaataaactgAATGCgttgaaggtagcagaacacagttttcgggctatggggatttctatagttaagggcctcaaggtgactggcttcaACGCGTAAAAAATaaagtagggtgcactttttgaataccaaaaacggatatttcaagttcagggtacaagccacaaaatattaaaaaacaaaaaaatcctgttggcgtatcgtcttctcatgCCCACTTTGGAATACcactctgcggaggtcacagaactgcagccggctgaGCACTAGAAGGGCAGTTGCATAGCGGGGCCCATTTctacacgaaatagaaaactttcacaatccaatcCAAACCATACACTCTCAGagtcagagtcgacaccttccgtgaccacgtagcacaggttacATCTGGCTGCcactcaaataaggctttttacctctccttcaacaagtttatctgtACTACTTTATGTATCCGCGTCATAGACCACATTATATTcacggataaatactgtgttctgctacctcgaAGCCAGTCatcttgaggcccttaactatagaattCCCCTCAGGcctaaaactgtgttctgctacctccaAGAAATCTAAAAACACGCTAAATagcggttactcaagcaactggatattattttcaaaatggtaAAATGTTTAGGAAGCATTTCATAATAACTGACAccgacgaaaggtagtggatgctacctgaaacatctggccGTTTCGAAAATCACATCCAGCTTGAATAAGTGCTGTTTGACGACATCCATTTTGGCATTAAGACAACACGTTTGTCAGGTTAAGGTTTTTTTCATCTGTCATTTTTTATTCCACAACAGAAAAGCGATGGCTGATCCCAGTACAAAAAATCTGCAtcctggccaccctgggaaTGAGACTGGAGATCTTGGccctggccaccctgggaaggagactGAAGATCTATGCCCCAGCcatcctgggaacgagaccagcagcagggaggGCCAGACAGCAGACGCGGGCCGGCAGCAGGACTGGGAAGAACCAGCTTCATGCCAGGAAACGTTTGATGGGAAGGTCAGGAAAACTGGCTCGTCATCACAGATAGAACGGGGGGAAAGTGGCATGCCTGAAGTCAATACTGACAAAacccacaagtgtgaccagtgtgactattttgctacatgtaagtccaacttggacctacatctagcaaaacacaccggtgaaaaaccctacatgtgcgcggagtgtgggttcagaacaCCGTATCCCAGCAATTGGCgcagacacatgagaacccacacagaaCATACCcaggagaaaccctacatgtgtggggagtgtgggtacaggacagctcaaaagtaTCACCTCTCCAggcatatgagaacacatacaggggagaaaccctacaagtgtgaccagtgtgactatgctaCAGCACAGAAGTTCAATTTACACCAACACCTaacaaagcacactggtgacaaaccctacatgtgtggggagtgtgggcacaggacagctcacaagtTTGACTTGtctgtacatatgagaactcataccggtgaaaaaccgtacaagtgtgaccagtgtgactattcggcTGCAGTAAAATCCAACTTGAAcaaacatctagccaaacacaccaatgagaaaccctacatgtgtggggagtgtgggtacagggcagctcaggAATCTACCTTATCTGAACATATGcaaactcataccggtgaaaaactgCAAAAGTGTGAGGAGTTGTATTATTCAGCAGCACAGAAATCTCATTTACACCAACATCACCTAGCAAAACACTCTgttgacaaaccctacatgtgtgcgGAGTGTGGGTATAGGTCAGCTGAATATTCTGACCTGTCCCAACATTTgcgaactcataccggtgaaaaaccctacacgTCGtccgaccagtgtgactattctgcagcacagaaaggcAGTTTGActcatatgagaactcacaacGGTGAAaacccctacaagtgtgaccaatgtgactattctgcaacacgGAAATCTTACTTATCCAATCATATGAGAGCTCATACAGCAGgaaaaccctacacgtgtgaccagtgtgacttttctgctgcacagaaaggcagtTTGACTCGCCATGCTATAATGCACACAGGAAAGAAAATCTTCAAGTTTAATTGTGGCATTTGTAGTTATTCTACATCAAGAAAATCCTACTTATCCaatcatatgagaactcacaacGGTGAAaacccctacaagtgtgaccagtgtgactattctgcaacaaggaAATCTTACTTAGATGATCACATGATAGAACATACAcaggagaaaccctacaagtgtgataattgtgggtacagggcagctacAAGGAACGAATTGTCTGTACATATCAAAACTCATACTCTATAAATGACTGTGATCAGTGACTATTCTATATCTGCAGTGCAGAAATACTTTTTGGATGGACGTCAAGCaaaacactggtgagaaaccctaaatttgtggtaatctccaagcagatcctatggtgccataagatagaccaaagctggccaaggagtatagccggctaaggagTTTGATACAATacattacgccaccgtggatctggttggagtttacatgtgtgggaagtgtGGGAATAGGACAACACACAAATCGGACCCATCCATATAAGAACTCCGGTGTGACCACTGtgacttactgtaaatgtatttaagttcacggggatttaatttgcggaagcgggtaaaaggacttttcgtggtggttttaaatacgcggtagcaccatgctctgtagtctcttactaccatggaataatgtttgcagtggttttaagttcgtggtgaaacGGCGTCCATGAAAACCTAGAAAattaaaccacagcaaaagtttctgcatttacagtatttgcaacACACAATCcccctttttttcttacagCATAACAGAAACGTAGAATCGATAATCAGTATTTGGTCATAGAATTAGTCGAAAAcgtttttatttcttgaaactGAAAAACCAACATGTTAGTGTGTGTATACCGCAAATCATGCTCAGGGATATCAATGGTATAAAAAGTATGTTCTGCTTCTTATGTAGATCCAAATCTACATGGAATGATTTGCCAAACAATGTACAATCTGCTAGTAGGGCAAGATTTAGGCAGGAGCTCCTTAGACATATGAAAAATTCAACTTGATTAGATGAACTGTAAATAACTGtaagtatttgtatgtgttatgtgggatctttcgtcttccactgtctcagaaaaagaagtcaaactcaaTACGTTACATCTTtcagttagactagagtagtcgcttactatactgttttagtgtttaccattatttgtatgtcattttcttttgtcacttgcaacTAGCCCTCGGGCAAGGATTTACAATAAACTTATTAATATATGCTTGTATATATGTtcatatttttacatgtcatatgtccaggaagattagctgAGTACAATTTGTAAAGTTTTGTATGTCCGCTAATGGACTAATAAAATACCCAAGCATTCTTACATTGTAGACACTAACAAAAGGAAACCTACCCGTGCATCCAGATAACAATGGTAAAAGAATACGTTTCTATATCACTGCACAAGGACCTGTGCAATACAT
Protein-coding sequences here:
- the LOC118408902 gene encoding zinc finger protein 501-like yields the protein MADPSTKNLHPGHPGNETGDLGPGHPGKETEDLCPSHPGNETSSREGQTADAGRQQDWEEPASCQETFDGKVRKTGSSSQIERGESGMPEVNTDKTHKCDQCDYFATCKSNLDLHLAKHTGEKPYMCAECGFRTPYPSNWRRHMRTHTEHTQEKPYMCGECGYRTAQKYHLSRHMRTHTGEKPYKCDQCDYATAQKFNLHQHLTKHTGDKPYMCGECGHRTAHKFDLSVHMRTHTGEKPYKCDQCDYSAAVKSNLNKHLAKHTNEKPYMCGECGYRAAQESTLSEHMQTHTGEKLQKCEELYYSAAQKSHLHQHHLAKHSVDKPYMCAECGYRSAEYSDLSQHLRTHTGEKPYTSSDQCDYSAAQKGSLTHMRTHNGENPYKCDQCDYSATRKSYLSNHMRAHTAGKPYTCDQCDFSAAQKGSLTRHAIMHTGKKIFKFNCGICSYSTSRKSYLSNHMRTHNGENPYKCDQCDYSATRKSYLDDHMIEHTQEKPYKCDNCGYRAATRNELSVHIKTHTL